One Mycolicibacterium sp. TUM20985 genomic window, GCCTGCATCCCGACCATGTCGCCCCGATCCATCTGCGACGGGGTCCGGCCGGTGAGCAGCACGTCGTAGGCCAACCGGCACACCCGCTCGATGGACACCGCGCGGTACACCGCCTGCGCCAGGTTGCGTCCGGTCGCGATCACGCCGTGATTGGCCAAGATGACGAGGTTGGCCGAGCCGACCTGCTCAGCCAGCTCACCCGCCCGCCACGGCGCATCGATCTCGCCGTCGTAGGTGGGCACCAGGTACATGTCGTCGAGGAACAGCGCACCGGTTTGGTGAACCAGTTCCGGCAGCATGCCGAGGGCGGCGATCAGACTGACGTAGTAGGGGTGGTTGTGGATCACCACCCTGGCGTCGGGTCGCTTCCCATGCAGTTCGGTATGGAGGTGGATGGCCGGGGTGACATCCCAGCGGCCGCGGACCACCCGGGCGTTCTCGTCGACGACGCAAATGTCCGACGCGGTGAGCTCCTGCCACCACAAGCCCCATGGATTGACGAACATGTCGGTCCGATCGTCGGGCTGCCAGGTGATGTGCCCCGCCATGTTCTCCGCGAACCCGACGTCGGCGAGGTGACGGAAGGCCACCGCCAATTGTTGTTCGTCGTTGAGGTCCACGCCGATGGGTGGCACCTTCGTGGGCGCCCACACACCCAAGCCGCCCCGTCGAACCCGTTCTTCGGTCATGGCTCGACTCCCGCTCGCTCCGGTCCTCGCTCGTCCCTCGCTGCGATCCTCACTCCCGCTCGTCTTCGGAAGGTCACGGCTCCAGTGTCGATCGGATGAGGTCGCGAAGTTGGCCTTTGGCGATCTTGCCCCCCGAGGAACGCGGCAGTTCGTCCAGGACTTCGAGCCTTTCTGGCAGCAGTCCCTTGGACACGCCGAGCCCCAGCAGGTGCTCGACGAGGGCGGGCAGGTCGAGCATGA contains:
- a CDS encoding class II aldolase/adducin family protein gives rise to the protein MTEERVRRGGLGVWAPTKVPPIGVDLNDEQQLAVAFRHLADVGFAENMAGHITWQPDDRTDMFVNPWGLWWQELTASDICVVDENARVVRGRWDVTPAIHLHTELHGKRPDARVVIHNHPYYVSLIAALGMLPELVHQTGALFLDDMYLVPTYDGEIDAPWRAGELAEQVGSANLVILANHGVIATGRNLAQAVYRAVSIERVCRLAYDVLLTGRTPSQMDRGDMVGMQASLIERAADVYWAGATRMTIKADRSVLD